The following are encoded together in the Natronincola ferrireducens genome:
- a CDS encoding pseudouridine synthase — MRLQKFLASCGIASRRKSEELIKKGIIKVNGVVVTEMGYKIDTEKDKITINDKEVQQEGKFIYVLLNKPVGYVTTASDQFNRKKVTDLVESPYRLFPVGRLDYNTSGLLLLTNNGELTFKLTHPKFKVEKTYIANVIGKLTKEEIEAFQNGLQIEDYVTSSAKLKVLKETEESSLIEVRIREGKNRQVRKMCDAIGHPVLHLKRISMGEIKLGKLPVGKWRYLDNGETKYLQGL; from the coding sequence ATGCGATTGCAAAAATTTTTAGCATCTTGTGGGATAGCTTCTAGAAGAAAAAGTGAAGAGTTAATAAAAAAGGGTATAATTAAAGTAAATGGTGTAGTTGTAACAGAAATGGGCTATAAAATAGATACTGAAAAAGATAAAATCACTATAAACGATAAAGAAGTTCAACAAGAGGGGAAATTTATTTATGTTTTATTGAATAAACCTGTTGGATATGTCACTACTGCCTCAGATCAATTTAATCGTAAAAAGGTAACGGACTTAGTTGAATCACCCTATAGGCTATTTCCTGTAGGTAGATTGGATTACAACACATCTGGACTCCTCTTGTTAACCAATAATGGAGAACTAACCTTTAAATTAACCCATCCTAAATTTAAGGTTGAAAAAACATATATTGCTAATGTGATAGGTAAATTAACAAAAGAAGAAATAGAAGCTTTCCAAAATGGTCTACAAATAGAAGATTATGTAACCTCGTCAGCTAAGTTAAAGGTTCTAAAGGAGACAGAGGAAAGTAGTCTAATAGAAGTTAGGATTCGCGAGGGAAAAAATCGTCAAGTAAGAAAAATGTGTGATGCTATTGGACATCCAGTTCTGCATTTGAAAAGAATCTCCATGGGAGAAATCAAGCTTGGTAAATTACCTGTTGGCAAGTGGAGGTATTTAGACAATGGAGAAACAAAATATTTACAAGGACTATAA
- a CDS encoding tRNA (mnm(5)s(2)U34)-methyltransferase codes for MSYTSVLRATDFVHNFLKHKINKGSIVIDGTMGNGHDTLFLHRLVGASGKVYAFDIQEKALEATKQKLLYNNVAMDNNSIHLILDGHENIESHVKEPIDAAMFNLGYLPNSNKEIITIPQTTIRAFDGVFSLLKKGGVVSILIYYGHRGGILEKELVLDYIRNLDYKKYTVLECNYTNHENNPPIIVFIEKKQ; via the coding sequence ATGAGTTACACATCAGTTTTGAGAGCAACAGATTTTGTACATAATTTTTTAAAACATAAAATTAATAAGGGAAGTATTGTTATTGATGGAACGATGGGAAATGGCCATGATACCTTATTTCTTCATAGGCTAGTAGGAGCTAGTGGTAAAGTATATGCTTTTGATATTCAAGAAAAAGCTCTAGAGGCTACAAAACAAAAACTACTATATAATAATGTTGCAATGGACAATAACTCCATTCACCTGATTCTTGATGGACATGAAAATATTGAAAGTCATGTAAAAGAACCTATTGATGCAGCAATGTTTAATTTAGGTTATTTGCCTAATAGTAATAAAGAAATAATTACTATACCCCAAACAACAATTAGAGCCTTTGATGGAGTTTTTTCCTTGCTAAAAAAGGGAGGAGTTGTTTCTATTCTTATATATTATGGTCATAGGGGAGGTATATTAGAAAAGGAATTAGTTCTTGACTATATTCGAAACTTAGATTATAAAAAGTATACGGTACTAGAATGCAACTATACAAATCATGAAAATAATCCACCCATTATTGTATTTATTGAAAAAAAGCAATAA
- a CDS encoding GNAT family N-acetyltransferase — MVIIRRALEEDKIILANFYRDYWFWNNTKVDHEYMIILDKKKLLGFSEIKNFNNFIAEIINIYVNEDVRNQGLGDGLLRASMNYIEKNGSEWVVIQQNEALENFLFKKGLQLLKDIKVPPSIREYLKEYNNSTTLLCNIPLFFQKGCKNKKSMG; from the coding sequence ATGGTGATAATTAGAAGAGCCCTAGAGGAAGATAAAATAATATTAGCAAATTTTTATAGGGATTACTGGTTTTGGAATAATACAAAAGTAGATCATGAATATATGATAATTTTAGATAAAAAAAAGCTTTTAGGCTTTTCAGAAATAAAAAATTTCAATAATTTTATAGCAGAAATTATAAATATATATGTAAATGAAGATGTAAGGAATCAAGGCCTGGGGGATGGCCTTTTAAGAGCTTCAATGAACTATATTGAAAAAAACGGATCTGAATGGGTAGTGATTCAACAAAATGAGGCATTAGAAAATTTTCTTTTTAAAAAAGGATTACAACTACTAAAAGATATTAAAGTACCCCCTAGTATTAGAGAATATTTGAAGGAATATAACAATAGCACAACATTGTTATGCAACATCCCTTTGTTTTTCCAAAAAGGTTGCAAAAATAAAAAAAGTATGGGGTGA